A genome region from Bifidobacterium coryneforme includes the following:
- the acnA gene encoding aconitate hydratase AcnA produces MSDRPTGQVLSKLRVGGREFDYYRIADLPGLDRLPYSLRVLVENLVRNRDGINITDEQVDALLGWDPDAEPSHEIQFTPSRVVMQDFTGVPCIVDLATMRDAVRDLGGDPEVINPQVPAQMVIDHSVQIDLAGVPGAIEHNMDVEYLRNRERYQFLRWGQQAFRDFRVVPPGTGIIHQVNIEYLAQVVMQKEPGREGERPLAYLDSCVGTDSHTTMVNGLGVLGWGVGGIEAEAAMLGQPISMLVPRVVGFRLTGSIPEGVTASDVVLTVTQMLRDHGVVGKFVEFYGRGLSQVPLANRATLGNMSPEFGSTCGIFPIDEVTLDYLRLTGRSEDQVSLVEAYAKANRLWHNPDDPNYTEPVYSETLELDLSTVRPSIAGPKRPQDRIALDQSRSAYRTALPDYEAPDADREPVPVHTETHGDFDLTNGAVVIASITSCTNTSNPSVMVAAGLLARKARALGLSPKPWVKTSLAPGSQVVTDYLEKAGLTEDLDALGFELVGYGCATCIGNSGPLDPAISKAINEHELTMTAVLSGNRNFEGRISPDVKMNYLASPPLVVAYALAGSMDVDLVNHPLGESPDGSPVYLRDIWPSNEEIQTVINRTLDRDMYVKDYAQVFKGDDRWLGLDVPSGQLFTWDPDSTYVRRQTFFDGLTATPAPLGDIEGARVLALLGDSVTTDHISPAGAIKTDGPAGLYLEEHGIAPKDFNSYGSRRGNHEVMVRGTFGNIRLRNQLLASVGLEVRPGGFTYDFLSGKPTTVFEASRDYAGQGVPLVILAGKEYGTGSSRDWAAKGTLMLGVRVVIAQSFERIHRSNLIGMGVLPLQFPQGESVESLGLDGTETYGFEGIEAINREIPDTIRVTARRDDGCTVSFKAKVRIDTPGEADYYRNGGILQYVLRNLMDGR; encoded by the coding sequence ATGAGCGATAGGCCGACAGGACAGGTGCTGTCCAAGCTTCGTGTGGGAGGCCGGGAGTTCGACTACTACCGTATTGCCGACCTTCCCGGTCTTGACCGGCTGCCGTACAGCCTGCGTGTCCTGGTGGAGAACCTGGTCCGAAACCGTGACGGAATCAATATCACCGACGAGCAGGTGGACGCCCTTCTGGGCTGGGACCCTGATGCGGAACCAAGCCATGAAATCCAGTTCACTCCGAGCCGGGTGGTCATGCAGGACTTCACCGGAGTCCCCTGCATCGTCGACCTGGCCACCATGCGTGATGCCGTCAGGGACCTGGGCGGTGACCCGGAGGTCATCAACCCCCAGGTGCCGGCCCAGATGGTCATCGATCACTCGGTCCAGATTGACCTGGCCGGGGTGCCCGGTGCCATCGAGCACAATATGGACGTGGAGTACCTGCGCAACAGGGAGCGTTACCAGTTCCTGCGCTGGGGGCAGCAGGCCTTCAGGGATTTCCGGGTGGTGCCTCCGGGAACCGGCATCATTCACCAGGTCAACATCGAGTACCTGGCCCAGGTGGTCATGCAGAAGGAACCCGGGCGGGAGGGCGAACGGCCTCTGGCCTATCTGGACTCCTGCGTGGGCACGGACTCGCACACCACCATGGTGAATGGCCTGGGCGTTCTGGGTTGGGGTGTGGGCGGTATCGAGGCCGAGGCGGCCATGCTGGGCCAACCCATTTCCATGCTGGTTCCCCGGGTGGTCGGTTTCAGGCTGACCGGTTCCATTCCCGAAGGGGTGACGGCCAGCGATGTGGTCCTGACCGTAACTCAGATGCTCCGTGACCATGGAGTGGTCGGCAAGTTCGTGGAGTTCTATGGCCGGGGGCTGAGTCAGGTCCCCCTGGCCAATCGGGCCACCCTGGGCAACATGAGCCCAGAGTTCGGTTCTACCTGTGGCATATTTCCGATTGACGAGGTGACCCTGGACTACCTGCGGCTGACCGGCCGTAGTGAGGACCAGGTGTCCCTGGTCGAGGCCTACGCCAAGGCCAACAGACTTTGGCACAACCCGGACGACCCGAATTACACGGAGCCTGTGTACTCCGAGACCCTGGAACTGGACCTCTCCACCGTCCGGCCTTCGATTGCAGGTCCCAAACGTCCCCAGGACAGAATCGCCCTGGACCAGTCCAGGAGTGCCTATAGGACGGCCCTTCCCGACTACGAGGCGCCTGATGCCGACCGGGAGCCGGTCCCGGTCCACACGGAGACGCACGGGGACTTCGACCTGACCAATGGGGCCGTGGTCATCGCCTCCATCACCTCCTGCACCAACACCTCGAACCCTTCGGTCATGGTGGCGGCTGGCCTCCTGGCCCGTAAGGCGCGTGCCTTGGGACTCAGTCCCAAACCCTGGGTCAAAACCTCCCTGGCACCAGGGTCCCAGGTGGTCACGGACTATCTGGAAAAGGCCGGGCTGACCGAGGATCTCGATGCCTTGGGATTTGAACTTGTGGGGTACGGCTGCGCCACCTGCATAGGCAATTCCGGTCCGCTGGATCCCGCCATATCCAAGGCCATCAACGAGCACGAGCTGACCATGACCGCTGTCCTCTCGGGGAACAGGAACTTCGAAGGCCGGATAAGTCCCGACGTGAAGATGAACTACCTGGCCTCTCCGCCCCTGGTTGTGGCATACGCCCTGGCCGGCTCCATGGACGTGGATCTGGTCAACCACCCGTTGGGGGAGTCCCCTGACGGCAGTCCGGTCTACCTTCGCGACATCTGGCCTTCCAACGAGGAGATTCAAACGGTCATCAACCGTACCTTGGACCGCGACATGTATGTGAAGGACTATGCCCAGGTGTTCAAGGGTGATGATCGCTGGCTGGGCCTGGATGTTCCCTCCGGGCAACTGTTCACCTGGGATCCGGATTCCACCTATGTACGCAGGCAGACCTTCTTCGATGGTTTGACGGCAACCCCGGCCCCCCTCGGCGACATCGAGGGAGCCAGGGTCCTGGCGCTCCTGGGAGACTCGGTCACCACCGACCACATCTCGCCAGCGGGTGCCATCAAGACGGATGGCCCGGCAGGGCTCTACCTGGAGGAACACGGCATAGCCCCCAAGGACTTCAACTCCTATGGGTCCCGGCGCGGCAACCATGAGGTCATGGTCCGCGGCACCTTCGGCAATATCCGTCTGCGCAACCAGCTCCTGGCCTCGGTCGGGCTGGAGGTCCGTCCGGGTGGGTTCACCTATGATTTCCTGTCCGGCAAACCGACCACGGTCTTCGAAGCCTCCCGGGACTACGCCGGGCAGGGTGTCCCTCTGGTCATTCTTGCCGGGAAGGAATACGGAACCGGTTCTTCGCGTGATTGGGCCGCCAAGGGGACCCTGATGTTGGGGGTCAGGGTGGTCATTGCCCAATCCTTCGAGCGTATTCACCGCAGCAACCTCATCGGTATGGGCGTTCTTCCCCTGCAGTTCCCCCAGGGGGAATCGGTCGAGAGTCTTGGTCTGGACGGGACGGAGACCTATGGATTTGAGGGAATTGAGGCCATCAACAGGGAGATACCCGATACGATAAGGGTCACCGCCCGCCGTGATGACGGTTGCACCGTCAGTTTTAAGGCCAAGGTTCGCATAGATACCCCCGGCGAGGCCGACTACTACCGTAACGGCGGCATCCTCCAGTATGTGCTGCGCAATCTGATGGATGGGCGTTAG
- a CDS encoding HAD-IC family P-type ATPase, with product MSERKDGSIPTFPQVDEPGLTSSQVQERRDAGQVNTSQERSSRTLGQIVRANVFTLFNAIILGAMVVVLLTGQWKDAVFGLVIIINTGIGIATELKAKHTLDSLSILVASDYYVRRDGSNQRVSHDAIVRDDMLWIRSGDQIPADARIVESYGLELDESMLTGESRTVRKEPGDQAYSGSTAVSGMALAEVTAVGVGSYAARLTAKAKVFKKVHSDLNEGINTILKVMTVVVIPLCILLIFTQMRTVGGLQTALSNGSWRQAVVSAVAGVVGMIPEGLVLLTSLNFALAAIRLARKQTLVQQMESVETLARVDALNLDKTGTITDGGIVFESVYPLDPSGESDQDALAQPLVDVCAEENPNATGTAIMAGLPQVSPSGTVRARLPFSSARKWSAILDRSGRLWYFGAPEVLLASQAEAHPVVEAQVTDLANRGHRVLMLADGGTVRRSDADQDYFQEAEALPADLIPRALISCSEHIREDAAPTLAWFREQGVRCRVISGDNPATVAAIADKVGLTGAAKPRAMDARDLPENLEELAGALESVDVLGRVLPDQKKAIVQALHLSGHTVAMTGDGVNDSLALKEADLGIAMGNAAPATKAVAEVVLVDSRFSHLPDVVARGRQVMANMERVAGLFLVKTVYSALISLGVVLTGIPFPYLPRHITYIGALTIGTPAFFLALAPNTRRYRPGFLKRVVAFALPSGFATGLTILAAAWFMPTLLGLDRGDSSDLNALRSICAIILFFMGVLVLAQVARPLRSWRGLLVLVFALAGVIGACIPLVARFFAITIPQGRALAVTAVSVVAGGALMALAVLAYPPCARFISQLTSRR from the coding sequence CTCTTTTCAACGCCATCATCCTGGGGGCCATGGTTGTGGTCCTCTTGACGGGCCAGTGGAAGGATGCCGTCTTCGGACTGGTCATCATCATCAACACCGGTATCGGTATCGCTACGGAACTCAAGGCCAAGCACACCCTTGACAGCCTCTCCATCCTGGTGGCCTCGGATTACTACGTCCGTAGGGACGGATCCAATCAGCGCGTTTCCCATGATGCCATCGTCCGTGATGACATGCTTTGGATTCGCTCCGGCGATCAGATTCCCGCCGATGCCCGAATTGTCGAGTCGTACGGGCTGGAGCTGGATGAGTCCATGCTGACGGGGGAGTCCAGAACGGTCCGCAAGGAGCCGGGCGACCAGGCCTATTCGGGCTCGACCGCTGTTTCAGGCATGGCCCTGGCAGAGGTCACGGCCGTCGGGGTGGGATCCTATGCTGCCAGGCTTACCGCCAAGGCCAAGGTCTTCAAAAAGGTCCACTCTGACCTGAACGAGGGAATCAACACCATACTCAAGGTCATGACCGTGGTGGTCATACCCCTCTGCATCCTTCTGATTTTCACCCAGATGCGCACCGTAGGCGGGCTCCAGACCGCCTTGTCGAACGGATCCTGGCGGCAGGCCGTCGTTTCTGCCGTGGCCGGGGTGGTCGGGATGATTCCCGAGGGGCTGGTGCTCCTGACCTCACTGAACTTCGCCCTGGCAGCCATTCGGCTGGCCAGGAAGCAAACCCTGGTGCAGCAGATGGAGTCGGTGGAGACCCTTGCCCGGGTTGATGCCCTCAACCTGGACAAGACAGGAACCATCACCGATGGGGGCATAGTCTTCGAGTCCGTCTATCCCCTTGACCCATCAGGGGAGAGCGACCAGGATGCCCTGGCCCAGCCCCTGGTTGATGTCTGCGCCGAGGAGAATCCCAACGCCACCGGTACGGCCATCATGGCGGGCCTGCCTCAGGTATCCCCGTCCGGAACCGTCAGGGCCCGCCTGCCCTTCTCCTCGGCGAGGAAGTGGAGTGCCATCCTTGACCGGTCAGGCAGGCTCTGGTATTTCGGCGCTCCTGAGGTCTTGCTGGCCTCCCAGGCCGAAGCACATCCCGTAGTGGAGGCTCAGGTGACCGACCTGGCCAACAGGGGCCATAGGGTTCTGATGCTGGCGGATGGGGGAACGGTTCGGAGGTCCGATGCAGATCAGGATTACTTCCAGGAGGCTGAGGCCCTGCCTGCGGATCTGATTCCCAGGGCTCTGATTTCCTGCTCGGAGCATATCCGAGAGGACGCTGCACCCACACTGGCCTGGTTCAGGGAACAGGGTGTTCGTTGCCGGGTCATCTCCGGCGACAATCCTGCCACGGTCGCAGCCATAGCCGATAAGGTCGGCTTGACAGGTGCGGCCAAACCGCGTGCCATGGATGCCCGGGACCTGCCTGAGAATTTGGAGGAGCTGGCTGGCGCCCTTGAATCGGTGGATGTCCTGGGGCGTGTCCTGCCGGACCAGAAGAAGGCCATAGTCCAGGCCCTTCACCTGAGTGGTCACACCGTTGCCATGACGGGGGACGGGGTCAATGATTCCTTGGCCCTGAAAGAGGCCGACCTGGGGATCGCGATGGGTAATGCCGCTCCGGCCACCAAGGCGGTTGCCGAGGTGGTCCTGGTGGATTCCAGATTCTCCCACCTGCCTGACGTCGTGGCCAGAGGCCGCCAGGTCATGGCCAATATGGAACGTGTGGCAGGTCTCTTCCTGGTCAAGACCGTTTACTCGGCTCTCATCTCCCTGGGTGTGGTCCTGACGGGTATTCCCTTCCCCTATCTTCCGCGTCACATCACCTACATTGGTGCCCTGACCATCGGTACCCCAGCCTTTTTCCTGGCCCTGGCCCCCAATACCAGACGTTATCGTCCCGGTTTCCTGAAGCGGGTGGTCGCTTTTGCTCTCCCCTCCGGGTTTGCCACAGGGCTGACGATCCTGGCCGCCGCCTGGTTCATGCCGACTCTGTTGGGTCTGGACAGGGGTGATTCTTCGGATTTGAACGCCCTGCGGTCGATCTGTGCCATCATCCTCTTCTTCATGGGGGTTCTGGTTCTTGCTCAGGTGGCCCGTCCCCTGCGCTCCTGGCGTGGCCTCCTGGTCCTGGTCTTTGCCTTGGCCGGGGTCATCGGTGCCTGCATCCCCCTGGTGGCGCGCTTCTTCGCCATCACTATTCCCCAGGGGCGAGCGCTGGCGGTGACCGCGGTCTCCGTCGTGGCTGGGGGTGCTCTCATGGCCTTGGCGGTTCTGGCCTATCCGCCATGTGCGCGGTTCATATCCCAGTTAACAAGCAGGCGGTAA
- a CDS encoding Bax inhibitor-1/YccA family protein, translating to MALNGQPQESNDFNQQGIQYRQQNPQMQASPQAQYTPQAPYPGQTQYAPQGQYAPQGQYAPQGQYAPQGQYAPQAQYGQTIYAQPPAMPMPQPQSTPPMNSRAAASLRRAENISMSRAYGEMAVGLLVTAAVAYLTAVSGLLYAFIMATGMWGWIGLSVAQVLFAVFLGTRIMTMKTTTARVMFYLYAALMGFTLSSIFVAYSLPSILLTLVICAGFFFVLSMLGLTTRKNLMGMGSILLVALIFLIVVQVALMFLTPSNTALRIVAGIGIVLFAGLTIYDVQQTKRIFAAYQNQGTEVIKKVSILCALNLYLDFVNLFLYILDMVGNSD from the coding sequence ATGGCACTCAACGGTCAGCCCCAAGAAAGCAATGACTTCAATCAGCAGGGCATCCAGTACAGGCAGCAGAACCCCCAGATGCAGGCCTCGCCTCAGGCGCAATACACGCCACAGGCCCCCTACCCAGGACAGACCCAGTACGCCCCGCAAGGTCAATATGCCCCACAGGGTCAGTACGCCCCACARGGWCAGTAYGCYCCACAAGGACAGTATGCTCCGCAGGCCCAGTACGGCCAGACGATCTATGCTCAGCCACCGGCCATGCCGATGCCCCAGCCTCAATCCACACCGCCGATGAACAGCCGCGCTGCCGCTTCCCTGCGAAGAGCCGAGAATATCTCCATGTCCCGCGCGTACGGGGAAATGGCCGTCGGTCTGCTTGTCACGGCTGCTGTTGCCTACCTTACGGCCGTTTCCGGTCTCCTGTACGCCTTCATCATGGCCACGGGAATGTGGGGTTGGATTGGCTTGTCAGTTGCCCAGGTACTCTTCGCCGTCTTCCTGGGCACCAGGATCATGACGATGAAGACAACGACCGCCAGGGTCATGTTCTACCTCTATGCAGCCTTGATGGGCTTCACGCTGAGTTCCATATTCGTGGCATACTCCCTCCCGAGCATCCTGTTGACCTTGGTGATTTGCGCCGGGTTCTTCTTCGTTCTGAGCATGCTGGGACTCACCACGCGCAAGAACCTGATGGGCATGGGCAGCATCCTCCTGGTCGCCCTGATCTTCCTGATCGTGGTCCAGGTCGCGCTGATGTTCCTGACTCCCTCGAACACGGCCCTCAGGATTGTGGCAGGCATCGGCATCGTCCTCTTTGCGGGACTGACCATCTATGATGTCCAACAGACGAAGCGCATCTTCGCCGCTTACCAGAATCAGGGAACCGAGGTCATCAAGAAGGTCTCCATCCTTTGCGCACTGAACCTCTATCTTGATTTCGTCAATCTCTTCCTGTACATCCTGGACATGGTCGGAAACAGTGACTGA
- a CDS encoding InlB B-repeat-containing protein codes for MSIGRRASSTLTTLLAALVPIFLIVPLITTTEVATASEAGYQVEFDATQGQPAPSPQTVPASGLVTRPTNPQREGYHFDGWFAGGVAYDFSKPVTSPLTLKAGWTPEKNWSMNPDSGDPAGGTRIVLTPLAPDGTRFSKISAGSWRTFGLGSDGDIYAWGDNRDNTLGGDFDNPTTSPVRLKGIPAGTATDIATGDYTTIALTAEGKAWAWGHNDRGQLGDPTKPYGWGKPVPVQLPSDLTLAQVSAGASHMIALGRDGKVYTWGDNQYGQLGRTDLPTGHGEASALSKTPVEVQGLPSGTVPVSISARGNFNILLDSSGRVFTWGSNAHDQLGNPSVPSGSDRDDSWSAAPTEVKGFPEGTKIVSVSAGSEHALALDDQGTVWAWGVNTSGELGNGQSSSSNSSPTRVSMPSGMKCVAISAGYGHSTAIGGDGKVWAWGYGGGGEMGNGTTTTTNRVPVQVQGLPSQVQANSISAGRAHTLALTTNGRVYGWGANGFGQLGGGNGDQAVTVATETPFPLPQVIDSVTFDGQAGTDLSRLSDGSWTVTTPPHPSGRAVALLHLTRYGASTTTALPYLYTGETAKYQVTFDTGQDGPTVPEQTLEPGQRVARPNDPVRSGYRFDGWFIGKVAYDFNRSVIGDTTLTARWTGQDGWKMQPAKGPDTGGTRVTLTPPAQRGVRFSQVSAGGSHSLAIGSDGKIYAWGSNAESQLGRTQAEGDSPVPVEVRGFPSGVTPVKVCAGSNHSLALGSDGKIYAWGSNEFGQLGRSDIPTGSSVSVAMSPTPKPIQGLASDITVVDICAGYFHNLLLDSKGRVWAWGKNGQGQLGNTSVPTGDGNAAALSTTPVRVQGLSEDVGVVSISAGNNHNAVLDRSGKAYLWGMNGSGELGNGGTTSSPTAAPLIGLPAGTVLTKILATYGHTTAMDSNGRAWTWGFGGSGEMGNGSENRTNPQPLQVPLPSGVVLTDIETGYGFNMAPATDGKTYCWGWNGSGALGVPSIPNDWNDQTSKALTPTTVQGLPENVSLTQVSSGFLFSIAIGSDGQTYSWGRNTENQLGLGAINQTLVLTPTTMPFPGRVDLTSVAFDGRNGIDLKAENDETWTVTTPAHPVGVVDTTIVWKINGIKQDDAILPYEYLSMLPHAGGPGIIVFLVVGGLVMALVSASSWLRRLKR; via the coding sequence GTGTCCATAGGCAGACGTGCTTCTTCTACCCTGACCACACTTCTGGCTGCTCTGGTCCCGATTTTCCTTATCGTGCCCTTGATTACGACCACGGAAGTCGCGACGGCCAGCGAGGCCGGCTACCAGGTTGAGTTCGATGCCACACAGGGGCAACCGGCCCCCTCCCCCCAGACCGTGCCGGCCAGTGGACTGGTCACCAGGCCCACCAATCCGCAACGCGAAGGGTATCATTTCGACGGCTGGTTCGCGGGTGGTGTTGCATATGACTTCAGCAAGCCGGTAACCTCCCCATTGACTCTGAAAGCAGGCTGGACCCCTGAAAAGAACTGGTCCATGAATCCCGACAGCGGCGACCCGGCAGGTGGCACCCGGATCGTGCTGACGCCCCTGGCACCGGACGGAACCAGATTCAGCAAAATAAGCGCAGGATCCTGGCGGACATTCGGCCTCGGCAGCGACGGCGACATCTACGCCTGGGGCGACAACCGCGACAACACACTTGGCGGAGACTTCGACAACCCCACCACCTCCCCCGTCCGGCTGAAAGGAATACCCGCGGGAACAGCAACCGACATAGCCACCGGTGACTACACCACAATTGCCCTGACCGCAGAAGGGAAGGCCTGGGCCTGGGGACATAACGACCGGGGCCAGTTGGGCGACCCCACCAAACCCTATGGATGGGGCAAGCCAGTCCCCGTTCAGCTCCCCTCGGACCTGACCCTGGCGCAGGTAAGCGCCGGAGCCAGCCATATGATCGCCCTTGGTCGAGACGGCAAGGTCTATACCTGGGGCGACAACCAGTATGGACAGCTGGGCAGGACCGATCTTCCCACCGGTCATGGGGAGGCGAGCGCCTTGAGCAAGACGCCTGTGGAGGTGCAGGGATTACCGTCGGGCACGGTACCTGTTTCCATCAGTGCAAGAGGCAACTTCAACATCCTCCTGGATTCCAGCGGGAGGGTGTTTACATGGGGCAGCAATGCCCACGACCAACTGGGCAATCCCTCAGTGCCCTCAGGATCGGACCGGGATGATTCCTGGTCCGCCGCACCTACCGAGGTGAAGGGATTCCCCGAAGGCACCAAAATCGTATCCGTCAGCGCAGGTTCCGAACACGCCCTGGCCTTGGACGACCAAGGCACGGTCTGGGCCTGGGGGGTCAATACGTCGGGGGAACTGGGTAACGGTCAGTCCTCCTCATCCAACTCCTCCCCCACCCGCGTGTCCATGCCCAGCGGGATGAAATGCGTTGCAATCAGCGCAGGTTACGGGCACTCCACCGCAATCGGAGGTGACGGCAAGGTCTGGGCCTGGGGTTACGGCGGTGGCGGGGAGATGGGCAACGGCACCACCACGACCACCAATAGGGTCCCGGTCCAGGTCCAGGGCCTACCCAGCCAGGTGCAGGCAAATTCCATCAGCGCCGGACGGGCGCATACCCTGGCTTTGACCACCAACGGCAGGGTCTATGGGTGGGGCGCCAATGGTTTTGGACAACTGGGCGGAGGCAACGGGGATCAGGCAGTTACCGTGGCCACCGAAACCCCCTTCCCCCTCCCTCAGGTCATCGATTCGGTCACCTTCGACGGGCAGGCGGGAACGGACCTGTCCAGGCTGTCTGACGGCTCCTGGACAGTCACCACACCCCCTCATCCTTCGGGAAGGGCCGTCGCCCTCCTCCACCTGACCCGATACGGGGCATCAACCACCACCGCCCTGCCTTACCTCTACACGGGAGAGACCGCCAAATACCAGGTCACCTTCGATACCGGTCAGGACGGCCCTACAGTCCCGGAACAAACCTTGGAGCCGGGGCAAAGGGTCGCACGACCGAATGACCCGGTCCGTTCCGGATACCGCTTCGACGGATGGTTCATCGGAAAAGTGGCCTATGACTTCAACCGCTCCGTCATCGGAGACACGACGTTGACCGCCCGATGGACCGGTCAGGACGGTTGGAAGATGCAGCCAGCCAAGGGTCCGGACACCGGCGGCACCCGGGTTACCCTGACACCCCCGGCACAACGGGGGGTCAGATTCAGCCAGGTCAGCGCCGGCGGTAGCCATTCCCTGGCCATAGGGTCGGACGGGAAGATCTACGCCTGGGGCTCCAACGCCGAAAGCCAGTTGGGACGGACCCAGGCCGAGGGCGATTCCCCGGTACCGGTGGAGGTCAGGGGGTTTCCAAGCGGAGTGACCCCCGTCAAGGTCTGCGCCGGCAGCAACCACTCCCTTGCACTCGGATCGGACGGGAAGATCTATGCCTGGGGCTCCAACGAATTCGGCCAACTGGGACGTAGTGACATCCCAACCGGGAGCTCCGTATCCGTCGCAATGAGCCCCACACCCAAGCCGATACAAGGGCTGGCCTCAGATATAACGGTGGTTGATATCTGCGCCGGTTACTTCCACAACCTGCTCCTGGACAGCAAGGGAAGAGTCTGGGCCTGGGGGAAGAACGGGCAGGGCCAGCTGGGCAACACCTCGGTCCCCACAGGCGATGGCAATGCGGCCGCCCTGAGCACCACCCCCGTACGCGTTCAAGGACTGTCGGAAGACGTCGGCGTGGTTTCCATCAGCGCAGGCAACAACCACAACGCCGTCCTGGACAGGTCAGGCAAGGCCTACCTCTGGGGCATGAACGGGTCCGGGGAGTTGGGTAATGGAGGCACTACCTCCAGTCCGACAGCTGCGCCGCTCATTGGACTACCGGCAGGTACCGTCCTGACCAAGATCCTGGCCACGTACGGCCATACAACCGCCATGGATTCCAACGGCAGGGCCTGGACCTGGGGATTCGGCGGATCGGGTGAGATGGGCAACGGTTCCGAAAACCGAACCAACCCACAGCCCCTTCAGGTTCCTCTCCCTTCGGGTGTTGTCCTGACCGACATCGAGACCGGCTACGGGTTCAACATGGCCCCGGCAACCGACGGAAAGACCTACTGCTGGGGGTGGAACGGCAGCGGGGCCCTGGGAGTTCCGTCCATTCCAAACGACTGGAACGATCAGACCTCCAAGGCCCTGACCCCGACCACGGTTCAGGGCCTGCCCGAAAACGTATCCTTGACCCAGGTGAGTTCAGGATTCCTCTTTTCCATCGCCATCGGCAGTGATGGGCAGACCTATTCATGGGGCCGCAACACTGAGAACCAGCTGGGACTGGGCGCCATCAACCAGACATTGGTCCTCACGCCGACGACTATGCCCTTCCCCGGAAGGGTGGATCTCACCTCCGTGGCCTTCGACGGCCGGAACGGCATCGATCTGAAGGCGGAGAACGACGAAACCTGGACGGTGACCACACCGGCCCATCCGGTTGGAGTCGTCGACACCACAATCGTATGGAAAATCAACGGAATCAAGCAGGACGACGCTATCCTCCCCTATGAGTATCTCAGTATGCTTCCCCATGCCGGCGGGCCGGGAATCATCGTGTTCCTGGTGGTCGGCGGTCTGGTCATGGCCTTGGTATCGGCAAGCTCATGGCTGAGACGCCTGAAGCGATAG